A window of the Gossypium hirsutum isolate 1008001.06 chromosome A05, Gossypium_hirsutum_v2.1, whole genome shotgun sequence genome harbors these coding sequences:
- the LOC107959924 gene encoding uncharacterized protein, translating to MWWMMNEGGGHCPKKSDDIYGDVCGQDLSRLSMSRIRCILRGIDLRTCILLFVLVPTCIFGIYTHGQKISYFLRPLWESPPKSFHDIPHYYHENVSMEKLCKLHGWGIREFPRRVYDAVLFSNEVDILTIRWQELYPYITQFVLLESNSTFSGIPKPMVFASHRDQFKFVEPRLTYGTIGGRFKKGENPFIEEAMQRVALDQLLKIAGITDDDLLIMSDVDEIPSAHTINLLRWCDDIPQVLHLRLKNYLYSFEFLVDNNSWRASIHRYQTGKTRYAHYRQVDEILADAGWHCSFCFRHINEFLFKMKAYSHNDRVRFSHYLNPKRVQRVICKGADLFDMIPEEYTFKEIIRKMGPIPHSYSAVHLPSYLLENAVKYKFLLPGNCLRESG from the exons ATGTGGTGGATGATGAATGAAGGAGGAGGGCATTGTCCTAAAAAATCTGATGATATCTATGGAGATGTTTGTGGTCAG GATTTGAGCCGGTTGAGCATGTCGAGAATCCGCTGCATACTGCGTGGCATTGATTTGAGAACTTGTATTTTGCTGTTTGTGCTGGTTCCGACATGCATATTTGGTATATATACTCATGGGCAGAAGATTTCATACTTCCTTCGACCACTCTGGGAATCGCCACCGAAATCTTTCCATGATATCCCACATTATTATCATGAGAATGTATCGATGGAAAAGCTCTGTAAACTTCATGGTTGGGGAATTCGTGAATTTCCGAGACGGGTTTATGATGCAGTTTTGTTTAGCAATGAGGTGGATATCCTAACAATACGGTGGCAAGAGTTGTACCCTTACATTACACAGTTTGTTCTTCTCGAGTCTAATTCAACATTTTCGGGAATTCCAAAGCCTATGGTTTTTGCTAGCCATCGAGATCAATTCAAATTTGTTGAGCCCCGGTTAACTTATGGCACAATTGGAGGAAGGTTTAAGAAAGGAGAAAACCCTTTTATTGAGGAGGCTATGCAACGAGTAGCATTAGACCAGCTTCTCAAAATAGCTGGAATTACTGATGACGACTTATTGATAATGTCAGATGTTGACGAAATACCGAGCGCACATACTATCAACCTCTTGAGATGGTGTGATGACATACCTCAAGTTCTTCATCTTCGGCTGAAGAATTATCTTTACTCGTTCGAATTTCTCGTGGATAATAATAGTTGGAGGGCATCAATCCATAGGTATCAGACAGGTAAAACAAGGTATGCGCATTATCGGCAGGTGGATGAAATTTTGGCCGATGCAGGTTGGCATTGCAGTTTTTGCTTCCGCCACATCAACGAGTTCCTATTTAAGATGAAAGCTTACAGCCATAATGATCGAGTGAGGTTCTCTCATTATTTAAATCCGAAACGAGTTCAGAGAGTAATCTGCAAGGGTGCGGATTTATTCGACATGATTCCTGAGGAGTACACATTCAAGGAAATAATCCGTAAAATGGGACCTATACCGCATTCCTACTCGGCTGTTCATCTTCCTTCGTATCTTTTAGAGAATGCGGTCAAATATAAATTTCTACTACCCGGAAATTGTTTGAGAGAAAGTGGGTAA